The Cylindrospermum stagnale PCC 7417 genome segment CCACAATCATTTTGACTTTGCGGTTCTTTTTGTGGTATTTCGCCAAGCGGTTAAAAACTATCGGGTGACATTCAGCCGTATTTGTGCCAATTAAAAAGGCACAGTCGGTTAATTCTAAGTCGTCGTAGCAGCAGGGAGGGCCATCAGCACCAAAGCTTTGAATGTACCCAGCTACAGCACTAGACATACATAAGCGCGAGTTAGCATCAAAGTTATTGCTACCTAAACACCCTTTCATCAGTTTCTGAGCCGTGTAATAGTCCTCAGTTTGAAACTGACCGGAACCATACATACATAAGGCTTCTGGCCCTTGGGTAAAGCGCACAGTTTGAATGCGCTGCGTGATCAGATTAAAGGCTTCATCCCAACTGACGCGGCGGAACTCTTGATCTAAAGAATCACGCACCATTGGATAATGTAGCCTGTTTTTGTCTAAAGATTCTGCGATCGTTGCACCTTTAACACACACCATTCCCTGGCTGGATGGATGCGCTTTGTCTCCCCGTACCCGCCAAGTTGGAGTTCCTTGACTATCTCGATTAGTCGCTTTGCCATGTTGTGCTGGTGGGGAAACTTCTAAACCGCAACCGACACCGCAGTAAGGACAGAGAGTTTTGGTAAATTCACTCATGGTAGATGCACCATTTTGGATTTGGGATTTTGATTTTGGCAACATCAGATGCAGCGAAATTTTGAAAATTTTCTGTGTTGCATAGCAATCTGGAATTAATGTATTTAAAAGAATTTCATTAAATTGAATTTTGCTAGAGGGTTAATAAAGGAGATCCCCCCAACCCCCCTTAAAAAGGGGGGCTTTTTATTTCCCCAACCCTCTTTGGAAAGGGGGGCTTTTTATGCCTCCAACTTCCCTTATAAAGGGGGAATTTTTATCGTTTTTTAACCGGAAGGGGATAGCCACAGGTGGGGGGATTTGATTTGTGTCTGCTAGATTTTCTCAGAGTTGATTAATCTTCTACTAGAAAAGCAGATTGTTGGGTTTCTGGTTCTAGTGATTCATTTTCATCGGTAGCAAAAGAACCTTGTGGTTCTTTAAGGAAGAAGGCACACATAAAAGCGCAAACCAAAGCTGTTAAACCCATTGTGGAAAACAGTGTTGCTGCGTCAGTTAGGCTAAAAATTGTTAGATAAACCACACCGCCAAAATTACCGTAAGCGCCGACATTCCCGGCAATTTGTCCGGTGGCTTCTTTTTTAATCAGGGGTACAATTCCGTAAGTTGCACCGCAGCCAGCTTGGGCAAAGTAGGCGGCAAACATTGTGGCGGCGATGGCTAAAGGAATGGGCCAACTGCTATTAATAAAGTGTGTCATCAAATAGCCGACACCAATACCGGCAGAGACAATGGTCATTGTCCATTTGCGAGAACCGAATTTATCAGAAATTAAGCCACCACTGGGGCGAGAAACTAAGTTTAAAAATGGATAGGTTGCTGCAATCATTCCTGCTACCACATGCTCTAGACCAAAGGTTTTTTCAAAAAATGCGGGTAGCATGGAAACGGCTGCAAGTTCAGAGCCAAAATTAGTGATGTAAGTGAATTCGAGAATAGCTACTTGACCAAACTGATAACGTTGTGCTGGTGCGTAGGTTCTCTTACCAATTAGCAGTTCTCGGTTTACTTCATAAGCTTTGTAGGTTTGGTAAGCAAATAATCCTGCTAAACCCAACCAAGCTAGATACATTTGGCTGAGAGTGAGGAAGTGAATATTTTTTTGTTCTAATCGCCAAGCTAATAAACCCAGGGCGAAAATTAAGCCAAAATTGGAGATAATCATGGCCCAGAAGCTTTTAACGCTGGTTACTTCTAAAGAGCCATTTTTCTTGGGTTTTTTGTAGACTTTGCCTTTGGGTGTATCTTGGACGCTGTTGTAATAAATTACGCCGTAAATTGCCGAAATTATGCCTGTGAGTGCGATCGCTAATCGCCAGTTAGAACCACCACCACCTAAAAAACCAGTAGCAATGGCAAGTATCGGTAGGGCAAACTCTGCCCCAAAGGCGCCAAAATTACCCCAACCGCCATAAATACCTTGAGCAATTCCCATCTCTTTCGGGGGGAACCATTCTGCCACCATGCGGATACCAACGACAAACCCAGATCCCACAATACCCATCAATAAGCGACTGATGACTAATTGATTAAAGTCTTGTGATAGCGCTGTAGCTAAACAAGGAACAGCGGCAAACATCAGCAAGATTGAGTAGGTAATTTTGGGGCCAAAACGATCCAGCAGCATCCCAATAATTAACCGCGCCGGGATTGTTAGCGCCAGATTACAGATAGCTAAGGTTTTAATTTGTTCAGGTGCTAACTGTAATTCCTTACCAATTGTTGTCGCAAAGGGAGCAAAGTTAAACCAACAGACAAAGGTGAGAAAAAAGGCAAACCAAGTCTGATGTAAGATGCGATAGCGTCCCTTTAATGAAAATAATCCTTTCAGCATTTAACTTTCCTCACAAAAAAATACATAGAAAAATCCGGTGGCTATCGAGCAAAGGCTCTAGCCAAATATTTGAGAACTATTGAGTAGGTGTAAAAGTGGTTTTACTTCATCCGTTAGATGAATAATTCTTCAAAGCGAATTTGCTGTTTAACTTCCAGGCTGCTGAGATATTCAATTGGCTGTGAAGGGTCAAATTTTTTCCCATCAAATAGTTTAATTGACCCATTCATTCGGGTATGGGAACAACCTATTTCCCGTGCAGCTTGCTCAAAGATATCTGAACGACAGACTCTTTTAATTACTTCTACCCAGTTTTTTGGGAACGCCACCAAACCCCAACGGGCTAGTTGGGTTAATATCCACAGCATTTCGTCACGGTGGGGATAGTTGGCTTGATGGTGATAAAACTGATTGTATGCAGTTAGCAACTGGGGTTCTTTGCCATCACCGCGCGGGTAAAGGTCGATAAAGCCAGGACGAGTATAGGTAGGATCGGTACCCAGATAACGAGGATGGCAAATTAGTTGGAGAATTTCTTCTCGGTTGCGGAGATCGTCGCAGTATTCCCCAGCTGCTAAGAGTGCTTTCACCAAGGCTAAGTGAGTTTGCGGATATTTCTCTGCCCAATCTTCCCTGACTCCTAAGACTTTTTCGGGATGTCCAGACCAAATTTCTGGGGTAGTGGCGATCGCAAAACCTAAATCTTCATGAACAGCGCGAGAGTTCCACGGTTCACCAACACAGTAGCCGTCAATATTCATGGCTTTAAGAGAGGCAAGCATCTGTGGTGGTGGAATGACTACTAAACTGATATCTTTGTCAGGATTAATCCCACCCGCAGCCAGCCAGTAGCGTAAAAGCAAGTTGTGCATTGATGCCGGATGCACAATTCCCAAGGAGAGATTTTTGCCTAAATAAGTATTGAGTGCAAAATACAAGTCAGCTAAGTTTCTCACCCCAGCATCAAATAATCTTTTGCTGAAGGTAATGGCATTACCATTGCGGGAGAGCGTTAGGGCAGTCACTATTGGCACTGGAGTTTTGCCACCCGCACCCAAAGTTAAGTACAAGGGCATACCAGCAACCATTTGGGCAGCATCTAGCCTACCACTAGCTACACCTTTGGCGATTTCTTTCCAGCAAGGTTCCCAACTAAGGTTAACTTCTAAGCCGTACTCAGCAAAAAAACCTTTTTCTTTGGCAATGATCAAAGGTGTAGCATCCGTCAGGGCAATAAAGCCAATTTCCAAATTAACTTTTTCTAAACAGTTGCCGGACGAGATTTTGACGGATGCCCTTGTTTGTTTTTGGCTCTTTTTGGCTAGTTTTTGCTGGAAGGGGAAGTAAATCATAGGAAGACTCGGTAAGCGGGAAACTTAGTCACGAAGAGCGCTCAGAGGCAAAATTTAACTGGAAATCAAGGCTTCTTGCTTCAGTTTGGCGCCAAAGTGTTCAATCAATAATTCCCGCAATATTGGCTGCAAGTCTTCACAGGCAACGCCTTTAGTCACACAAGTTCCTAAATGAGCATCTTTACCGACTTTGCCACCCATATAGATGTCTACCCCTTCTAAGGTTTTGCCATTTTTGCGAATTTTCGTACCCATCAAGCCGATTTCGGCTACTTGGGGCTGTCCGCAGGAGTTGGGGCAACCTGTCCAATGAATTCGCACGGGATGAGTGAGGATTAACTCGGCTTCTAAGGCGGCAACGATGGCCAGGGCGCGGTTTTTGGTTTCGATGAGGGCGAAGTTGCAAAATTGTGCGCCGGTGCAGGAAACTAGCGATCGCGCCAAGTTACCTGGATTAACTGAAAACCTCTCCAGCAAAGGTTCTGTTAAAAGTGTTGTCAACCGCGATCCGGGGATATTGGGGATGATCACATTTTGCTCAATTGTCAGGCGAATTTCTCCACTGCCGTAAACCTGGGCCAGACGGGCGATTTCAAACATATCTCCGGCATACAACCGACCGACGGGAATGTGTAAGCCTACGTAGTTCAGTCCCGGTTGTTTTTGTGCATATATCCCAATATGGTCGCGTTTTTCCCAGTCGATTTCATCTTTGGCCGCTGCGGGTAACAATGATTTACCCAAACGCTTTTCTACTTCGGCGCGGAATTTTTCTATCCCCCATTCGTCAATTAGCCACATCAGGCGGGCTTTTTGGCGATTGGCGCGTAAGCCGTGGTCGCGATAAACGAACAAAATGGCTCTGCATAAAGCAACCACCTCTTCGGGGGACACCCAAACATTTAAGGGAATCGCCGCTTCACAGCGTTTGGCTGAGAAAAAACCACCTACCAAGACGTTAAAGCCAAATATTGGAGATTGGAAGGATTCTTCCTTAAAGGCGGGGACAAACGCTAAATCGTTAATTTCGGCATGAACTGAATTATCTCTGCCCCCGGCGATCGCAATATTAAACTTGCGCGGCAGGTTGGTAAACTCTGCGTTACCAACGCCAGAGTTGGTGATCATGTCCTGAATTTGCTGCACCAACTCTCGTGTGTCATACAACTCATCAGCATCCAACCCCGCTACAGCGTCACCCGTGATGTTGCGGACGTTATCCATCCCTGACTGGACTGTGGTTAAACCAACGGCGCTAAATCTCTGAAATATATCCGGTAAGTCTTCAATTCTGATGCCCCGCAATTGGATATTTTGTCTTGTGGTAATATCAGCGCTGCCGTCTTCACCGTAGCGTTGTAGCACTTCTGCTAAAACTAGCATCTGATTGCTGGTAAGAATACCGTTGGGCAGCCGTAGCCGCATCATAAACTTACCTGGGGTAACTGGGCGAAAAAACACACCTACCCATTTGAGTCGATGGTCACGGTCTGTTTCGTCCATTGCTTCCCAGCCAAGAGAGGCAAGTTTCTCTATCTCCCCTTTAATCAGGAGTCCATCTTTTTCTGCTTTGAGTTTCTCAAACTTGTTAAGTCCGGCTGTTGTGGTAGTTGCTGTGTCTGTCATACGCTGACTCTCATTGTCAATTGCTAATTTGAGAAAATCTCTTTCTATGTGGTTGCAGATTATTTCAGTTAATTTGTCAAGCTGGTTTTAGTAATGTTTATGTAACATTTTTCATACTTTTGACTTTAAGGTGGCATTCTAAAAGAAATCGTATAAATAGTTACGAAATTTAAATGAATTTGCTGAAATAGGATGATTAATATGCGTTTTCTGCATCATAACTAAGTAATAAGTGAAATAAAGCACTTGATGAATAGCGATCGCTACACAGTTGAACTTCTAGGGCTTAGGCGATAATGCATATTAGTTAAAATTTAGACAGGATGGCAGCAGCTATGAAACGTCGTGATTTCTTCAATTGGGTAGGTTTGGGTTTGTTAGCGAGTTCTCTACCCGTAGCTTTTGCCGCCTGTTCTTCCCAGGAAACTACAGAAGCGGCTCCCGCATCTAAAACTTGGCAAAAGGTTGGGACGACAGCAGATTTAGATAAGACTGGACAATTACTGGTAACTAAATCGCCGGTGGGGCCTGTTTTGGTAATCGGTACTTCAAAAGCCAAAAATCTGATTGCTGTTAACCCAACTTGCACTCATAAAGGTTGCACATTGGCATGGAAGGCTAAAGACAAAAAGTTAGTCTGTCCCTGTCATCAGGCAGAATTTGGCACTGATGGTGAGGTCAAAAAAGGCCCAGCCCAAAACCCGCTGAAAACTTACGTTGCTAAAATTGAGGGTAAATCAGTTCTAGTCAAGCCAGCCTAGTGCAATTCGGCAGGAGGAATAATTTTGTTTCATTAGCTTTTGAGCTTTTTTAAACTGGATAATTATTTCTGCCACACTGCACCAGTTAAAATTTAAAATTTAAAATTCAAGCAGGGCATGGTGAAGAATCTCAACCAGCTTTTGGAACAAGTAGAGGCAGCATACAATGCAGCTGATTGGTCATTGACAATTCAATATCTGCAACAGTTGATTTCAGAAAAAGACTCTCAACACCCAGAAATCGAGAAAAATAGAGAATATTTGCTGAAATTAACGCTGTCAATTTTGGAAATGGGGAATTTTCAGCAACGCTGGGATATTGCCCATGTGTTGGGTTGGTTGGGAAATATTGCCATCCCCTCACTGATTGACATCTTAGAAGATGAAGATGCAGAGGAAGAATTACGCTGGTATGCGGTGAGACATTTGGGGAAATCTCAGCACCCAGATGCGATCGCGTCTTTGGTGCAATTAATCAAAACCAATCAAAACGACGAACTCAAGCTGATGGCCGCAGTAGCCCTAGGACGAATGGGGAATATAGCGCTTGCTCCAGTCTGCCAACTCCTAGAACATGAAGATACGCGGCTTTTGGCTGTTCTTGCACTCTCCTACAATCGACGCACAGAAACTATCACACCGTTGTTGAGTGTAGTTGATGATCCACAAGCAGAAATCCGCACCGCCGCAATTGAAGCCCTCAGCAGCTTTCACGATCGCCGTGTGCCACCAGTGCTGTTAACCGCTGTCGATGATGTAGCTGCCACAGTTAGGCGTGTAGCAGTGAGTGGTTTAGGTTTTCGCCCTGATTTACGAGAAGCATTAGATCTAGTAGGGAGATTGCAACCAAGGCTGTATGACGCCGAGCTTCTGGTTCGTAGTACTGCCGTACTATCCATGTACCGAATGGGTTGTGATCAAGCTGCCAAAGAGTTATTCTTATTACTCACATCACCTCACACACCAATCAGCCTACAACTAGAAATCATCCGCGCTCTTAGCTGGCTAGGGACTAATTCTAGTTTGGAATATCTCCAACAAGCGCTCTTGCAGAGTTCATCACAGACACTATGGCAAGAAATTGTTACAGTTTTAGGACGAGTGCGACAGCCGCAGTTAACGACAATAGCAGCAGAAATTTTATTGGATATGCTGCAAGCCTTGCATCCTGCTACTGAAATTGCCGCTTTTAAATGTGCGATCGCACTTTCTTTAGGGCAGTTAGGCAAGATGCAGGCGATTGAGCCACTAATTTTGCTGCTAGCCGATACAGATTCATCAGTGAGATTACACGCGATCGCCGCCTTGAAAAATTTGGCTCCAGAGGTTGCCCATCAACGATTGCAGCAATTAGCCAATAGCCCAATACAACCAGATTTACAACAAGGAATTGCGATCGCTTTAGCCGAATGGTAAATGGGGATATACCAATATTTTTGAAATTAGCACGACTGAAATCAAGCAGATTCATCATGCTTTTGATATGAAGTTGCATAGAATAAGATATGAAAAAGAATTAACCGCAGATAAACGCAGATAAACGCAGATAAAGATGGATAATTAAATTGATTTCATCATTCTGTGCAGCCTCACATAAAAGCAGTTGTTGATAGTCCTACTGTATTACTGATGGAGCGAGGTAGTGAAGGATTTTTTGTTATCAATAAAGGTGAGAATAAATTTAATGTGCCAGTAATTGATTTGACCCTTACTAATTTGGAAGGATGTTATAGAGAACTCCGCAATAATTTTACTGTTGCTGTTGAGCGTCGCAATGACAGGAAAAAATTTATAACTCGTTGGGAAACCTGGAATAGAGGTGGTATGGAAGTTCACAGGCGTGAAGCACTCTACTTTATTCGAGAACCTTTTAATCAATGTCAAGCAGGCTAAACGAGTAGTGTAGAGAGAAATAGCGATCGCCGCTCCTCCTAAACCTATTGTGGCTTCATCAATAGTGACCTTTTTTGAATTTTGAATTTTAAATTGGAGCGAAGCGACTTGACGACAACAATCCGCATCCCGCTGTCGTTCTGCTGTTGCAATTTTATTTAAAGATTATCAACAAATCAAATTTATCCGCCAGTGTTGAACAATTCAAAAATCAAAAATCAAAAATAAATCCCCTCCGACAGATTTTATCCAGCATTCTGGAAATTGTGAATTGTGAATTTTGAATTCCCCAAAGGTCTATTGCCAATTCCCCACCAAGACAAAGGGGGCCCAGAAGTAGGGATTCTGAAAATTTTGGTTTTGCAACAGCAATAGTTGAGCGTTGCGGAGGGCTTCAGCTTTGCTAATTGTGGACTTGGCAAGTTGCCGATAAAACTCAGCAATTAGGACAGATGTAGATTCGTCATCGACTTGCCAGAGGCTTCC includes the following:
- a CDS encoding HEAT repeat domain-containing protein, whose amino-acid sequence is MVKNLNQLLEQVEAAYNAADWSLTIQYLQQLISEKDSQHPEIEKNREYLLKLTLSILEMGNFQQRWDIAHVLGWLGNIAIPSLIDILEDEDAEEELRWYAVRHLGKSQHPDAIASLVQLIKTNQNDELKLMAAVALGRMGNIALAPVCQLLEHEDTRLLAVLALSYNRRTETITPLLSVVDDPQAEIRTAAIEALSSFHDRRVPPVLLTAVDDVAATVRRVAVSGLGFRPDLREALDLVGRLQPRLYDAELLVRSTAVLSMYRMGCDQAAKELFLLLTSPHTPISLQLEIIRALSWLGTNSSLEYLQQALLQSSSQTLWQEIVTVLGRVRQPQLTTIAAEILLDMLQALHPATEIAAFKCAIALSLGQLGKMQAIEPLILLLADTDSSVRLHAIAALKNLAPEVAHQRLQQLANSPIQPDLQQGIAIALAEW
- a CDS encoding ubiquinol-cytochrome c reductase iron-sulfur subunit, which encodes MKRRDFFNWVGLGLLASSLPVAFAACSSQETTEAAPASKTWQKVGTTADLDKTGQLLVTKSPVGPVLVIGTSKAKNLIAVNPTCTHKGCTLAWKAKDKKLVCPCHQAEFGTDGEVKKGPAQNPLKTYVAKIEGKSVLVKPA
- a CDS encoding NarK family nitrate/nitrite MFS transporter, which produces MLKGLFSLKGRYRILHQTWFAFFLTFVCWFNFAPFATTIGKELQLAPEQIKTLAICNLALTIPARLIIGMLLDRFGPKITYSILLMFAAVPCLATALSQDFNQLVISRLLMGIVGSGFVVGIRMVAEWFPPKEMGIAQGIYGGWGNFGAFGAEFALPILAIATGFLGGGGSNWRLAIALTGIISAIYGVIYYNSVQDTPKGKVYKKPKKNGSLEVTSVKSFWAMIISNFGLIFALGLLAWRLEQKNIHFLTLSQMYLAWLGLAGLFAYQTYKAYEVNRELLIGKRTYAPAQRYQFGQVAILEFTYITNFGSELAAVSMLPAFFEKTFGLEHVVAGMIAATYPFLNLVSRPSGGLISDKFGSRKWTMTIVSAGIGVGYLMTHFINSSWPIPLAIAATMFAAYFAQAGCGATYGIVPLIKKEATGQIAGNVGAYGNFGGVVYLTIFSLTDAATLFSTMGLTALVCAFMCAFFLKEPQGSFATDENESLEPETQQSAFLVED
- a CDS encoding ferredoxin--nitrite reductase, producing the protein MTDTATTTTAGLNKFEKLKAEKDGLLIKGEIEKLASLGWEAMDETDRDHRLKWVGVFFRPVTPGKFMMRLRLPNGILTSNQMLVLAEVLQRYGEDGSADITTRQNIQLRGIRIEDLPDIFQRFSAVGLTTVQSGMDNVRNITGDAVAGLDADELYDTRELVQQIQDMITNSGVGNAEFTNLPRKFNIAIAGGRDNSVHAEINDLAFVPAFKEESFQSPIFGFNVLVGGFFSAKRCEAAIPLNVWVSPEEVVALCRAILFVYRDHGLRANRQKARLMWLIDEWGIEKFRAEVEKRLGKSLLPAAAKDEIDWEKRDHIGIYAQKQPGLNYVGLHIPVGRLYAGDMFEIARLAQVYGSGEIRLTIEQNVIIPNIPGSRLTTLLTEPLLERFSVNPGNLARSLVSCTGAQFCNFALIETKNRALAIVAALEAELILTHPVRIHWTGCPNSCGQPQVAEIGLMGTKIRKNGKTLEGVDIYMGGKVGKDAHLGTCVTKGVACEDLQPILRELLIEHFGAKLKQEALISS